One Venenivibrio stagnispumantis genomic region harbors:
- a CDS encoding cold-shock protein: MRITGTVKWFDSKKGFGFITRDDNGQDIFVHYSAIQAKGFRNLEEGQKVEFEIVQDEKGPRAQNVVAL, encoded by the coding sequence GTGCGTATTACAGGAACAGTTAAATGGTTTGACTCAAAAAAAGGTTTTGGATTTATTACAAGAGATGATAACGGACAAGATATATTTGTTCATTATTCTGCAATCCAAGCAAAAGGTTTTAGAAATCTTGAAGAAGGACAAAAAGTAGAATTTGAAATAGTTCAGGACGAAAAAGGACCAAGAGCACAAAACGTAGTAGCTCTTTAA